Proteins encoded within one genomic window of Esox lucius isolate fEsoLuc1 chromosome 12, fEsoLuc1.pri, whole genome shotgun sequence:
- the abtb1 gene encoding ankyrin repeat and BTB/POZ domain-containing protein 1 isoform X1, whose translation MDAYDLFTSCRKGDISRVRYLVEQRDVDLNVRDKWDSTPLYYSCLCGHEELVQYLLANGAKCEANTFDGERCMYGSLSDSIRRLLKEYKCITARAMQRDYYDHFLLMLLEQGQYSDVKFLVHGETFQAHRCVLSARSEYFTAMFETKWKGKDLIPLKHPLINPAAFGALLQYFYTGGMDIDVSHVEDCKRLAKQCKMGDLIDELESKCKQVYEFVSNKPGTCVKVLTLEPHSCQHQEDMAQLADCALPAELRVGFGELPFDRTDNFPSYPDICFRVEGYDFLCHKAFFCGRSDYFKALLEDHFSEGEMLLSQPSTPVLTLHNISHQIFIRLIYYIYSDDTELSPENVFDVLCVADMYLLPGLKRLCGKTLAKMLCDDNVMHMWKTAKLFRLSRLEDQCTEYMAKIIEKLVEQPEFADMIKEDAGAVEDRHETDSIPLVDDIRFHITSNVQTFSAIEEANVKLEALEQLLSTIGLEC comes from the exons ATGGACGCGTACGATTTGTTTACAAGTTGCAGAAAGGGCGACATTTCCAGAGTTAG GTATCTTGTTGAACAGAGAGACGTGGACCTCAATGTAAGAGACAAATGGGACAGCACCCCATT GTACTATTCTTGCCTTTGTGGCCATGAGGAGTTGGTCCAGTACCTATTGGCTAATG GAGCAAAGTGTGAAGCCAACACGTTTGATGGAGAGAGATGCATGTACGGTTCTCTGAGTGACTCCATCCGACGCCTCCTCAAAGAGTACAAATGCATCACAGCCCGAGCTATGCAGAGGGACTATTATGACCATTTCCTGCTCAT GTTACTGGAGCAAGGTCAGTATAGTGACGTCAAGTTCCTGGTTCACGGTGAGACATTTCAGGCTCACCGCTGTGTGTTGAGTGCCCGCTCAGAGTACTTTACAGCCATGTTTGAAACCAAATGGAAGGGGAAAGACTTGATCCCCCTCAAACACCCTTTG ATCAACCCTGCAGCCTTTGGAGCCCTCCTGCAGTATTTTTATACAG GTGGTATGGATATTGATGTGAGCCACGTAGAAGACTGCAAGCGGCTGGCCAAACAGTGCAAAATGGGCGACCTCATCGATGAGCTGGAGAGCAAGTGCAAACAGGTTTATGAGTTTG TTTCCAATAAGCCAGGAACCTGTGTGAAGGTTCTGACCCTGGAGCCTCACAGCTGTCAGCATCAGGAGGATATGGCACAGCTAGCAGACTGTGCGCTACCCGCCGAGTTAAGG GTGGGATTTGGCGAGCTTCCATTTGATAGAACTGACAACTTCCCTAGCTACCCTGACATCTGCTTCCGGGTTGAAGGATATGACTTCCTGTGTCATAAG GCATTTTTCTGTGGGCGCAGTGATTATTTCAAGGCCCTGCTGGAGGACCACTTCAGTGAGGGAGAGATGCTGCTGTCTCAGCCCAGCACCCCGGTCCTCACCCTCCACAACATCTCCCACCAGATTTTCATTCGCCTTATCTACTACATCTACAGCGACGACACAGAG CTGTCCCCAGAGAATGTGTTTGACGTGCtgtgtgtggctgatatgtATCTGCTCCCTGGGCTCAAGCGCCTGTGTGGTAAGACGCTGGCCAAGATGCTGTGCGATGACAACGTGATGCACATGTGGAAGACAGCCAAGCTCTTCAGACTTTCCCGCCTGGAAGACCAGTGCACAGAGTACATGGCCAAGATCATAGAGAAG CTGGTGGAGCAGCCTGAGTTTGCAGATATGATCAAGGAGGATGCTGGGGCGGTGGAGGACCGCCATGAGACGGACTCAATCCCTCTGGTGGACGACATCCGCTTTCACATCACCAGCAACGTCCAGACCTTCAGCGCCATCGAGGAGGCCAACGTAAAGCTGGAAGCGCTGGAGCAGCTTCTCTCTACCATCGGCCTGGAATGCTAA
- the abtb1 gene encoding ankyrin repeat and BTB/POZ domain-containing protein 1 isoform X2, with protein MDAYDLFTSCRKGDISRVRYLVEQRDVDLNVRDKWDSTPLYYSCLCGHEELVQYLLANGAKCEANTFDGERCMYGSLSDSIRRLLKEYKCITARAMQRDYYDHFLLMLLEQGQYSDVKFLVHGETFQAHRCVLSARSEYFTAMFETKWKGKDLIPLKHPLINPAAFGALLQYFYTGGMDIDVSHVEDCKRLAKQCKMGDLIDELESKCKQVYEFVSNKPGTCVKVLTLEPHSCQHQEDMAQLADCALPAELRVGFGELPFDRTDNFPSYPDICFRVEGYDFLCHKAFFCGRSDYFKALLEDHFSEGEMLLSQPSTPVLTLHNISHQIFIRLIYYIYSDDTERLCGKTLAKMLCDDNVMHMWKTAKLFRLSRLEDQCTEYMAKIIEKLVEQPEFADMIKEDAGAVEDRHETDSIPLVDDIRFHITSNVQTFSAIEEANVKLEALEQLLSTIGLEC; from the exons ATGGACGCGTACGATTTGTTTACAAGTTGCAGAAAGGGCGACATTTCCAGAGTTAG GTATCTTGTTGAACAGAGAGACGTGGACCTCAATGTAAGAGACAAATGGGACAGCACCCCATT GTACTATTCTTGCCTTTGTGGCCATGAGGAGTTGGTCCAGTACCTATTGGCTAATG GAGCAAAGTGTGAAGCCAACACGTTTGATGGAGAGAGATGCATGTACGGTTCTCTGAGTGACTCCATCCGACGCCTCCTCAAAGAGTACAAATGCATCACAGCCCGAGCTATGCAGAGGGACTATTATGACCATTTCCTGCTCAT GTTACTGGAGCAAGGTCAGTATAGTGACGTCAAGTTCCTGGTTCACGGTGAGACATTTCAGGCTCACCGCTGTGTGTTGAGTGCCCGCTCAGAGTACTTTACAGCCATGTTTGAAACCAAATGGAAGGGGAAAGACTTGATCCCCCTCAAACACCCTTTG ATCAACCCTGCAGCCTTTGGAGCCCTCCTGCAGTATTTTTATACAG GTGGTATGGATATTGATGTGAGCCACGTAGAAGACTGCAAGCGGCTGGCCAAACAGTGCAAAATGGGCGACCTCATCGATGAGCTGGAGAGCAAGTGCAAACAGGTTTATGAGTTTG TTTCCAATAAGCCAGGAACCTGTGTGAAGGTTCTGACCCTGGAGCCTCACAGCTGTCAGCATCAGGAGGATATGGCACAGCTAGCAGACTGTGCGCTACCCGCCGAGTTAAGG GTGGGATTTGGCGAGCTTCCATTTGATAGAACTGACAACTTCCCTAGCTACCCTGACATCTGCTTCCGGGTTGAAGGATATGACTTCCTGTGTCATAAG GCATTTTTCTGTGGGCGCAGTGATTATTTCAAGGCCCTGCTGGAGGACCACTTCAGTGAGGGAGAGATGCTGCTGTCTCAGCCCAGCACCCCGGTCCTCACCCTCCACAACATCTCCCACCAGATTTTCATTCGCCTTATCTACTACATCTACAGCGACGACACAGAG CGCCTGTGTGGTAAGACGCTGGCCAAGATGCTGTGCGATGACAACGTGATGCACATGTGGAAGACAGCCAAGCTCTTCAGACTTTCCCGCCTGGAAGACCAGTGCACAGAGTACATGGCCAAGATCATAGAGAAG CTGGTGGAGCAGCCTGAGTTTGCAGATATGATCAAGGAGGATGCTGGGGCGGTGGAGGACCGCCATGAGACGGACTCAATCCCTCTGGTGGACGACATCCGCTTTCACATCACCAGCAACGTCCAGACCTTCAGCGCCATCGAGGAGGCCAACGTAAAGCTGGAAGCGCTGGAGCAGCTTCTCTCTACCATCGGCCTGGAATGCTAA
- the LOC105013980 gene encoding keratin, type II cytoskeletal 8: MSLRTKNRLETVDQCKLDFSSMSQGSRIGLKTSSSGFFMGGPITAMPVNRSLLAPINLQVDPSIQTVRTNETNQIKDLNNRFVTFIDKVRLLEQQNKMLETKWRLMQDQMTGPSDIEPMFQAHISNLQKQLDQVNNDNIRMDLEKEKMYHNLKDIRTKYQDEISKRNTLENEFVLLKKDVDAGVLSKLDQEQKVSALVDEINFLKVLYKQDLTELQSSVKETSVVVEMDNSRGLDMKQTIADVKAQYEDISVRGQKQAESWYKTKVDSLVSKAGQAAEVVRNTKAEIFELNRLISRLQNDILVVKGKNTALERQIIDVEARGETVVKNAKTQINDLEAAMQRAKWDMACQIREYQDLMNVKLALDMEISTYRKLLEGEETNFGQQSIIKISSIQPHYTMPETRYQLPTCSSPIVIKTVELKDSSTSYQ, from the exons ATGAGTTTGAGGACCAAGAATCGCCTGGAGACAGTCGATCAATGCAAGCTAGATTTCAGCAGCATGTCTCAGGGCTCCAGAATCGGCCTGAAGACCAGCAGCAGTGGCTTCTTCATGGGAGGCCCCATCACAGCCATGCCCGTCAACAGGAGCCTGCTGGCACCAATCAACCTGCAGGTTGACCCCAGCATCCAGACAGTCCGCACCAATGAGACGAACCAGATCAAGGACCTCAACAACCGCTTTGTCACCTTCATTGACAAG GTGCGACTCCTGGAGCAGCAGAACAAGATGCTGGAGACCAAGTGGAGGCTGATGCAGGATCAGATGACTGGCCCCTCCGACATTGAGCCCATGTTCCAAGCCCACATCAGCAACCTGCAGAAACAACTGGACCAAGTCAACAATGACAATATCAGGATGGAccttgaaaaagagaaaatgtacCATAACCTTAAGGACATCAGAACAAA GTATCAAGATGAAATCAGCAAGAGGAACACATTGGAGAATGAATTTGTTTTGCTGAAAAAG GATGTGGATGCTGGTGTTCTGTCTAAGCTCGATCAAGAGCAGAAAGTGTCTGCACTGGTAGATGAAATCAACTTCTTGAAGGTCTTGTACAAACAG GACCTGACTGAGCTGCAGTCCAGCGTGAAGGAAACCTCTGTGGTGGTTGAGATGGACAACTCCCGTGGCCTGGACATGAAGCAGACAATTGCTGACGTTAAGGCCCAGTATGAAGATATCTCAGTCCGCGGTCAAAAGCAGGCCGAGAGCTGGTACAAGACCAAG GTTGACAGTTTGGTCAGCAAGGCTGGACAGGCTGCTGAAGTGGTGCGCAACACTAAGGCTGAGATCTTTGAGCTGAACCGTTTGATCAGCCGACTGCAGAATGACATTTTGGTCGTGAAGGGAAAG AACACTGCCCTAGAGAGACAGATAATCGACGTGGAGGCCCGCGGAGAGACAGTCGTGAAAAATGCCAAAACTCAAATCAATGACCTGGAGGCAGCTATGCAGAGAGCCAAGTGGGATATGGCCTGTCAGATCAGGGAGTATCAGGACTTGATGAACGTCAAGCTTGCCTTGGATATGGAGATTTCCACCTACAGGAAACtgctggagggagaggagaccaA CTTCGGACAACAATCAATCATCAAGATATCTTCCATCCAGCCCCATT ACACCATGCCGGAGACCAGATACCAGCTGCCCACATGCTCCTCCCCTATCGTCATCAAGACAGTGGAATTGAAAGACTCTTCCACATCATACCAGTGA